In Chiloscyllium plagiosum isolate BGI_BamShark_2017 chromosome 1, ASM401019v2, whole genome shotgun sequence, the sequence NNNNNNNNNNNNNNNNNNNNNNNNNNNNNNNNNNNNNNNNNNNNNNNNNNNNNNNNNNNNNNNNNNNNNNNNNNNNNNNNNNNNNNNNNNNNNNNNNNNNNNNNNNNNNNNNNNNNNNNNNNNNNNNNNNNNNNNNNNNNNNNNNNNNNNNNNNNNNNNNNNNNNNNNNNNNNNNNNNNNNNNNNNNNNNNNNNNNNNNNNNNNNNNNNNNNNNNNNNNNNNNNNNNNNNNNNNNNNNNNNNNNNNNNNNNNNNNNNNNNNNNNNNNNNNNNNNNNNNNNNNNNNNNNNNNNNNNNNNNNNNNNNNNNNNNNNNNNNNNNNNNNNNNNNNNNNNNNNNNNNNNNNNNNNNNNNNNNNNNNNNNNNNNNNNNNNNNNNNNNNNNNNNNNNNNNNNNNNNNNNNNNNNNNNNNNNNNNNNNNNNNNNNNNNNNNNNNNNNNNNNNNNNNNNNNNNNNNNNNNNNNNNNNNNNNNNNNNNNNNNNNNNNNNNNNNNNNNNNNNNNNNNNNNNNNNNNNNNNNNNNNNNNNNNNNNNNNNNNNNNNNNNNNNNNNNNNNNNNNNNNNNNNNNNNNNNNNNNNNNNNNNNNNNNNNNNNNNNNNNNNNNNNNNNNNNNNNNNNNNNNNNNNNNNNNNNNNNNNNNNNNNNNNNNNNNNNNNNNNNNNNNNNNNNNNNNNNNNNNNNNNNNNNNNNNNNNNNNNNNNNNNNNNNNNNNNNNNNNNNNNNNNNNNNNNNNNNNNNNNNNNNNNNNNNNNNNNNNNNNNNNNNNNNNNNNNNNNNNNNNNNNNNNNNNNNNNNNNNNNNNNNNNNNNNNNNNNNNNNNNNNNNNNNNNNNNNNNNNNNNNNNNNNNNNNNNNNNNNNNNNNNNNNNNNNNNNNNNNNNNNNNNNNNNNNNNNNNNNNNNNNNNNNNNNNNNNNNNNNNNNNNNNNNNNNNNNNNNNNNNNNNNNNNNNNNNNNNNNNNNNNNNNNNNNNNNNNNNNNNNNNNNNNNNNNNNNNNNNNNNNNNNNNNNNNNNNNNNNNNNNNNNNNNNNNNNNAAGGGGTGTGGGATGAGTGAGGGAAGCAGACAGAGGATGTTTCCTGGCCTTGAAGAAGGGGGCAGATTGTCAGCGAGGGAGAggtagggggtggggtggggtggggtggggtggggtggggtggggttgggtgggAGGTCCTCACAGGTGGGTGCTGCTCTCCTCCTTGTTCTCCCGGGACTCCCGCGGATAGAACTCAGACACAATATTCCCCGGAATCCTCTTCAGCATCTCCTTCGGGAAAATCCGTAGCAGCTGCCACCCAATGTCCAGGGAATCGAAGATTGACCGGTTCTCATAAGGTCCTGAGACAGAAATTACCCGTGAGAACGACAtagggacagcaggaggccattcagcccctagaggctggtacaaagaaagagcaggaggccattcagccacctGAGGTTGGTACAAAGAaagagcaggaggccattcagcccctcaaatctgttgcagtggaaccacaggaggccattcagcccctcaagcctgttatACTGGGACAGGAGGAGGTTGTGGTCCATTTTGGTATTAACAAAGTAGGCAGAGAGAtagagatgaggtcctgcaaagggatgccagggtaggggaattggaAAGGCAGGAGCTGTTGGGTTATAATCTTGGGATTACTCACTGTGCCACATTACAGTGAggctaggagcaggcagttgGTTCAGGTAAATACACAGCCTAAGAGCTGCTATGGGAGAGAGCTCCTGGATTATTGTGACTCCTTCCCAAGTGGGGCAGCTTCTTACCTTGGACAATGAAGTTCTTCTCAAACTTCTGCAGAAATTCCAGGTACAGGAGGTCATCAGAGGTCAAAGCCTCTTCACCCACCACGGCCTTCATAGCTTGGACATCCTTTCCAATGGCATAGCAGGCGTACTGTCCAGGAGAAAGAGGGAAAGCCGGActggttacagagagagaggaggaaacacAGAGTACTGTGTGGGGACATAGTGAGAATCCAAAAGGTTAGAAACATCCCAGCACACTCCCTCCTCAAACTATCACACTCCCTCCACATCCCAGCACACTCCCTCCACATCCCAGCACACTCCCTCCACATCCCAGCACACTCCCTCCTCAAACTATCACACTCCCTCCACATCCCAGCACACTCCCTCCTCAAACTATCACACTCCCTCCACATCCCAGCACACTCCCTCCTCAAACTATCACACTCCCTCCACATCCCAGCACACTCCCTCCTCAAACTATCACACTCCCTCCACATCCCAGCACACTCCCTCCTCAAACTATCACACTCCCTCCACATCCCAGCACACTCCCTCCTCAAACTATCACACTCCCTCCACATCCCAGCACACTCCCTCCTCAAACTATCACACTCCCTCCACATCCCAGCACACTCCCTCCTCAAACTATCACACTCCCTCCACATCCCAGCACACTCCCTCCTCAAACTATCACACTCCCTCCACATCCCAGCACACTCCCTCCTCAAACTATCACACTCCCTCCACATCCCAGCACACTCCCTCCTCAAACTATCACACTCCCTCCACATCCCAGCACACTCCCTCCTCAAACTATCACACTCCCTCCACATCCCAGCACACTCCCTCCTCAAACTATCACACTCCCTCCACATCCCAGCACACTCCCTCCTCAAACTATCACACTCCCTCCACATCCCAGCACACTCCCTCCTCAAACTATCACACTCCCTCCACATCCCAGCACACTCCCTCCTCAAACTATCACACTCCCTCCACATCCCAGCACACTCCCTCCTCAAACTATCACACTCCCTCCACATCCCAGCACACTCCCTCCTCAAACTATCACACTCCCTCCACATCCCAGCACACTCCCTCCTCAAACTATCACACTCCCTCCACATCCCAGCACACTCCCTCCTCAAACTATCACACTCCCTCCACATCCCAGCACACTCCCTCCTCAAACTATCACACTCCCTCCACATCCCAGCACACTCCCTCCTCAAACTATCACACTCCCTCCACATCCCAGCACACTCCCTCCTCAAACTATCACACTCCCTCCACATCCCAGCACACTCCCTCCTCAAACTATCACACTCCCTCCACATCCCAGCACACTCCCTCCTCAAACTATCACACTCCCTCCACATCCCAGCACACTCCCTCCTCAAACTATCACACTCCCTCCACATCCCAGCACACTCCCTCCTCAAACTATCACACTCCCTCCACATCCCAGCACACTCCCTCCTCAAACTATCACACTCCCTCCACATCCCAGCACACTCCCTCCTCAAACTATCACACTCCCTCCACATCCCAGCACACTCCCTCCTCAAACTATCACACTCCCTCCACATCCCAGCACACTCCCTCCTCAAACTATCACACTCCCTCCACATCCCAGCACACTCCCTCCTCAAACTATCACACTCCCTCCACATCCCAGCACACTCCCTCCTCAAACTATCACACTCCTCCCTAATCCcagcacactctctctccctaatcctaTCACGATGCCtcattttgttcattcacaggaggtGGGTGTCACTAGAgcaacacttattgcccatccctaattgcctgggttgggggtgggggggggattgctgtgagtctggagtcacatgtcggccagttTCCCTTCCCTAAAtagcatcagtgaaccaggtggattttctTGGTCAACAATTaacaatcatcattagactcttaattccacatgaattcaaattccccaatctgccatggtgggatttgaacgtgggtccccaggacattagctgGGTTTTTGGATGAATAAATCTAGCGATAGCACTAGTGGGCCAGCACCCCCCCCTCTCATTCTCTCCTCAATATCTGCTCTCCCTATCAATCTCACTCATCCATTCAACCTGATTTGAATGCTCCCTCTGAGGTCTCTGTTTCTGTTCCTTGTAGTTCATGTTGGTGCCCCCTGATGGGTGCTCTCTGTGTTTCATTCCCCTCCTTACCAGCTGATTGGACACGTCGGCGTGGTCTTTGCGAGTCATCCCCTCCCCAATAGCTGATTTCATCAGGCGGGAAAGTGAGGGGAGCACATTGATTGGTGGGTAGATCTGAAAGGGAAGCAGACACGTTGGCATTGGGAGCTACACAGGCAACACTGGGAGCGCGAACTGACCCAATCCATCGGTCTGTTTTCACAGCCCTCCCACTGCAACTATCAGATATCCCCGATCAGNNNNNNNNNNNNNNNNNNNNNNNNNNNNNNNNNNNNNNNNNNNNNNNNNNNNNNNNNNNNNNNNNNNNNNNNNNNNNNNNNNNNNNNNNNNNNNNNNNNNNNNNNNNNNNNNNNNNNNNNNNNNNNNNNNNNNNNNNNNNNNNNNNNNNNNNNNNNNNNNNNNNNNNNNNNNNNNNNNNNNNNNNNNNNNNNNNNNNNNNNNNNNNNNNNNNNNNNNNNNNNNNNNNNNNNNNNNNNNNNNNNNNNNNNNNNNNNNNNNNNNNNNNNNNNNNNNNNNNNNNNNNNNNNNNNNNNNNNNNNNNNNNNNNNNNNNNNNNNNNNNNNNNNNNNNNNNNNNNNNNNNNNNNNNNNNNNNNNNNNNNNNNNNNNNNNNNNNNNNNNNNNNNNNNNNNNNNNNNNNNNNNNNNNNNNNNNNNNNNNNNNNNNNNNNNNNNNNNNNNNNNNNNNNNNNNNNNNNNNNNNNNNNNNNNNNNNNNNNNNNNNNNNNNNNNNNNNNNNNNaaacatcgactctcctgctcctcgggtgctgcctgacctgctgtgcttttccagccccacactttttgactcttcgtcactatcctatccacctgcgactccactttcaaggagctatgaacctgcgctccaaggtctctttattcagccacactccacaggaccttaccattaagtgtataagtcctacccggatttgcctttccaaaatgcatcacctcgcatttatctgaattaaactccatctgccacttctcagcccattggcccatctggtccagatcctgttgtaatctgaggtaaccctcttcgctgtccactatacctccaattttggtgtcatctgcaaacttactaactgtacctcttatgctcgcatccaaatcatttatgtaaatgatgaaaaacagtggacccagcaccgatctttgtggcactccactggtcacaggcctccagtctgaaaaacaaccctctatgaTGATGCCATCACTTTAAGAAGGCTATTTTGTcattggtttttttttgaagagagatagTAAAAGTAGAGGTGCCGAGGAGTCTGGGGGGTTAACAGTTTAATAACAGctctcccagttcagttttttaTAGTTTTTGTTAAGCTGTAGCAGTCacggatgttgttccctcctatCCGTAAGAATCTGTTTTTGAACTTAACTTTTTCCAAGCCACGTTTTTATGGTATGTTACTGTAACAGAACAGATAATGAGTTAAGTTGTTGTTTCAGGTCGGTTCAGTTTTCTAATGGTTAAGTTACTCTaaattctgcttttctttgttcatgtttcaactgtagtgtttaaataaattctgttttgcttaaagcaagTGGATTGACCAGGTGCATCACGCCTGGAACACCCGCGTCACATCCGTCTTTAGCGTCAGGAAAAGTTAAGGTCTACGTTACCACCTTAACATATTTTGAAAGGGTCTGGCCTGACCCATAacacctccac encodes:
- the LOC122555155 gene encoding V-type proton ATPase subunit B-like; the protein is MPTCLLPFQIYPPINVLPSLSRLMKSAIGEGMTRKDHADVSNQLYACYAIGKDVQAMKAVVGEEALTSDDLLYLEFLQKFEKNFIVQGPYENRSIFDSLDIGWQLLRIFPKEMLKRIPGNIVSEFYPRESRENKEESSTHL